A region of the Acinetobacter defluvii genome:
CATGCTGGACTTGCTCAAACGAATCTCAGTCTTTTCGCAGTCGGTGGTTATGGTCGCCGTGAAATGTTGCCCTACTCTGATGTTGACATCATGATCTTGTCAGAAAGTGATTTAAATGCTCAACAAGAGCAAATCGTGTCTAACTTTATCTCTTCCTTATGGGATGTCGGCAATTTTAAACCAGGGGTAAGTGTTCGTACCATTCAAACTTGTTTTGAACAAGCAACAAGCGATTTAACTGTTGCCACAGCCTTGATTGAAGCGCGCCTAATTACAGGTAATCCGCATTTAATCAAATGGCCACGCCGTATCGTGTCACAAACGTGGACAGATAAAACCTTCTTTGATGCAAAAATGGATGAGCAGGCTCGCCGTTATGCACAACATAACCACACTGAAAGCAATTTAGAACCCGATATTAAAAATGCACCAGGTGGAATTCGTGATATCAACCAAATCGGTTGGATTGCCAAACGTCATTTCCGTGTCAATCGTATTTATGATCTTGTGCATTTAGGTTTTATTTCAGAGTTTGAGCTTGGTGTACTTGAAGAGGCTGAAAATTTCCTCTGGGAAATTCGTCATCATTTGCATCGTTTAACCAAGCGAGATGAAAATCGTTTATTATTTGACTATCAACGTGAAATTGCTGGTATTTTCGGTTATCAAAAAGAAGAAGGTAAACACATCAATTACCCAATCGAACAGTTTATGAAGCGCTATTATCGAACTGCGCAACAAGTGTCAACCTTAAATGAAATGCTGCTTGCCTATTTTAACGAGTCGGTGATTACCCCACGTTTGCCGAACTATGAACGTAATATTGAAATGATTAATGAACATTTCAAATTGGTCGATGGCAAACTTGCAGTACAACACCACAAAATTTTTTCAGAAAACCCAAGTGCTATTTTAGAAATTTTTTATCTCTTGGCAAATCGTCCTGAAATTCAAGGCATACGTGCTCGAACTTTACGTTTGTTAACTTTAGCGGCTAAACGTATTGATCATCATTATCGTAACAATCCAACCCACCAAGCTTTATTTATGGCAATTATTCGCTCGCCTTATCGTCTGTATGACACGATGGTGGCGATGAAACGCTATGGTGTTTTAGGAAATTACATTCCTGCATTTGGGCAAATCATGGGCTTGATGCAGTACGATTTATTCCATATTTATACCGTTGATGCGCATACATTATTGTTGATTCGTAATTTAAATCGCTTTAAAGAACCAGAATTTGCCAAAGACTATCCTGTAGTCAGCTCTGTTTTCCAACGTTTAAATCGTCGAGATATTGTTTTCCTCGCAGCACTATTCCATGATATTGCGAAAGGTCGTGGGGGTGACCATAGTGAACTCGGTGCGCTTGATGCGATCGAATTTTGTCGTGCACATGGTTTTACTGAGCGTGAATGTAACCTTGTTGCTTATCTGATTCAAAATCATTTACTCATGTCGATCACGGCACAGAAAAAAGATATTTCCGATCCAGATGTTGTGAAAGAATTCGCTGAAAAAATTGGCGATATGGAACATTTGGATTATCTGTACACCCTCACCGTTGCAGATATCAATGCCACCAATCCAAAGCTTTGGAATACCTGGCGTTCATCCCTCATGCGTCAACTTTATACGCATGCTCGTGACGTGATTCGCTCAGGTTTAGGTCGTCCAGTCGATTATCAAATGCTAATCGAAGACACCAAGTTTGCAGCCAGTGAAGTTTTAGTCGATGAGTTTGCCCTCGATGATGTTGAAAAAGTCTGGCAAGAGCTCGGTGATGACTATTTCCTAAAAGAATCTGCCGATGAAATCGCATGGCATACCCGCGCTATTTTGCAGCATGGTGATAATCCTGCACCATTAGTGCTCTTACGTGCGCACCGAAAAGCAGCACAAGATGCGGTACAACTGTTTATTTACACCCGTGATCAACCCAATTTATTTGCAACAACAGTTGCTGTGCTAGATCGTATGAATTTGGATGTGCAGGACGCACGCATTATCACTGCAACCAAAGCATTTAGCTTAGATACTTATGTGGTGTTAGATCGTTTTGGCACTTTATTAACTGATCCTGATCGTGAGGCAACAGTTATAGAAGCCTTGGTCAAAGCTTTAAATCAGTCGGATAAATATCCCGGGGTTATGCAACGTCGTATTCCACGCCAGCTGCGCCATTTTGATATTGAAAATACAGTCGATGTCAGTTTGAATGAAGCCTTACAGCAAAACATGGTGGAGATTGCGACCCTAGACCAACCAGGTTTACTTGCCAAAATCGGGGGCTTATTTATGATGCAAGGTTTAGATATTCATTCCGCTAGAATCGCCACCTTAGGCGAACGTGCAGAGGATATTTTCTTTGTCACCAAAAATGATGGTACGCCTTTAAATACGGAAGAATCAGACTTGTTTGCTTCGCAGTTAAAAGCCGCTTTGGATGAAGCGTCGCATCAGGTTTCCCATCCACACTAATTTTTAGTGTTTTCACTTATTTTTATTTTCATATCATGGTAATTATTTCATGAACTCAAGTTTGTCTTTATTACATCCTTATCCATTTGAAAAACTTAATCAATTATTTAAGGATGTACAACCCGCAGCGATGCCTTTGATTCCCTTATCAATTGGTGAACCCAAGCATCCTGCACCTGAGTTTGTGAAGCAAGCCATTATTGATCATTTTCAACATCTTTCGACTTATCCAAATAGCAAAGGTTTGCCTGAATTACGCCAAAGCATTGCCAATTGGTTAACACAGCGCTTTAAACTTAACGCCATCGATGCAGAATCGCATATCTTGCCAGTTTCGGGCACACGTGAAGGAATTTTTTCTTTTGTTCAAGCCTTGATCAATCGGGAGGATGCACCGTATGTGATAATGCCAAATCCGTTTTATCAAATTTATGAAGGTGCAGCGCTGCTTGCAGGTGCGAAACCTTATTTTATTAACTGCACTGAAGAAAATGGTTATCTAGGCGACTTTGATGCCATACCTGCCGAAGTATGGGAAAAAACAGCACTGTTATTTGTTTGCACACCGGGCAATCCAACTGGTGCAGTACTCTCAAAAGAACAATTTAAAAAGCTGATTGCCCTATCTGATCAATATAATTTTGTCATTGCATCAGACGAATGTTATTCAGAATTATGGTTCGATGCAGCACCTGTCGGTTTACTTGAAGTGTGTGCAGAAATTGGGCGTAATGACTATAAAAATTGTATTGTATTTCACTCCTTGTCGAAACGCTCAAACTTGCCAGGCATGCGTTCAGGTTTTGTGGCAGGTGATGCCCAACTATTACAACCTTATTTAAAATTCCGTACTTATCATGGTGCTGCGTTGCCTGTACAACATCAACTGGCTTCAATCGCTGCGTGGGATGATGAAGCGCATGTGGAAGAAAATCGTAAATTGTACCGTGCTAAGTTTGAATTATTTCAAAATGAATTAGCAAATTTATTGCCCTTACAGAAGCCTGATGCAGGTTTTTATTATTGGTTAAAAGTCGACAAT
Encoded here:
- the dapC gene encoding succinyldiaminopimelate transaminase; this translates as MNSSLSLLHPYPFEKLNQLFKDVQPAAMPLIPLSIGEPKHPAPEFVKQAIIDHFQHLSTYPNSKGLPELRQSIANWLTQRFKLNAIDAESHILPVSGTREGIFSFVQALINREDAPYVIMPNPFYQIYEGAALLAGAKPYFINCTEENGYLGDFDAIPAEVWEKTALLFVCTPGNPTGAVLSKEQFKKLIALSDQYNFVIASDECYSELWFDAAPVGLLEVCAEIGRNDYKNCIVFHSLSKRSNLPGMRSGFVAGDAQLLQPYLKFRTYHGAALPVQHQLASIAAWDDEAHVEENRKLYRAKFELFQNELANLLPLQKPDAGFYYWLKVDNDEKFAKMLMEKAHIKVLPGRYLSRDTEQGNPGENHVRMALVADIQQCEQVIQRLKAIL
- the glnD gene encoding [protein-PII] uridylyltransferase, whose translation is MINTSPLLNYVSSNHDIQAINQWRTDVEQQLQEAFEQGQPIREVIHARSNFIDEALIFLWEHAGLAQTNLSLFAVGGYGRREMLPYSDVDIMILSESDLNAQQEQIVSNFISSLWDVGNFKPGVSVRTIQTCFEQATSDLTVATALIEARLITGNPHLIKWPRRIVSQTWTDKTFFDAKMDEQARRYAQHNHTESNLEPDIKNAPGGIRDINQIGWIAKRHFRVNRIYDLVHLGFISEFELGVLEEAENFLWEIRHHLHRLTKRDENRLLFDYQREIAGIFGYQKEEGKHINYPIEQFMKRYYRTAQQVSTLNEMLLAYFNESVITPRLPNYERNIEMINEHFKLVDGKLAVQHHKIFSENPSAILEIFYLLANRPEIQGIRARTLRLLTLAAKRIDHHYRNNPTHQALFMAIIRSPYRLYDTMVAMKRYGVLGNYIPAFGQIMGLMQYDLFHIYTVDAHTLLLIRNLNRFKEPEFAKDYPVVSSVFQRLNRRDIVFLAALFHDIAKGRGGDHSELGALDAIEFCRAHGFTERECNLVAYLIQNHLLMSITAQKKDISDPDVVKEFAEKIGDMEHLDYLYTLTVADINATNPKLWNTWRSSLMRQLYTHARDVIRSGLGRPVDYQMLIEDTKFAASEVLVDEFALDDVEKVWQELGDDYFLKESADEIAWHTRAILQHGDNPAPLVLLRAHRKAAQDAVQLFIYTRDQPNLFATTVAVLDRMNLDVQDARIITATKAFSLDTYVVLDRFGTLLTDPDREATVIEALVKALNQSDKYPGVMQRRIPRQLRHFDIENTVDVSLNEALQQNMVEIATLDQPGLLAKIGGLFMMQGLDIHSARIATLGERAEDIFFVTKNDGTPLNTEESDLFASQLKAALDEASHQVSHPH